AGAATATATGCAGAATTCTGTTGATAGGACAACTAGATGGTTGAAAAGATGTAAGACTGAGATGAATAGACTTAATTCCCTTGAAGATACTATCAATAAAAAACAAATGCTTTTTGGAATTAATCAAGGTGGAACTTATGAAGATATAAGGATAGAACATGCTAAGGTTATTTCAGAATTAGACTTGGATGGATATGCTGTTGGAGGACTAGCAGTAGGAGAATCTCATGAAGAAATGTATAGAATTCTAGAAGAAGTAGTCCCACACCTTCCACAGAATAAACCAACATACCTTATGGGGGTAGGAACACCTATTAATATCTTGGAATCTGTTGAAAGAGGAGTAGATTTCTTTGACTGTGTATATCCAGCCAGAAATGGAAGACATGGTCATGTATATACTAATTTTGGTAAACTCAATTTATGGAATGCGAAATTTCAGCTAGATGACAGACCAATAGAAGAAGGCTGCCAGTGTCCAGCATGTAAGCATTATAGCAGAGCATATATAAGGCATCTTCTAAAAGCTAAAGAAATGCTGGGTATGCGATTATGTGTACTTCATAATTTGTATTTCTATAATACACTTATGGAAGAAATAAGAGAAGCTATTGATAAAAATGAATACCAAGAATATAAAAATAATAAAATAGAGAATATGTTATAAGAAATTATATAAAATTTTCTAACAAATATTAGGAAAATATATTGAACTTATTATTATGGTTATATAGATGATTAAGTTGAAATATATGGATAAAACAGTTGACAGGAAGTTATTAACAGTGTATCTTATTATATAAGAATAATGATTCTTACAAGCTACCGAATAGATAAATTTCTGTGTAAAAACAAGGAGGATAATAATTTATGTCAAGTTTATTTGTATTAGAAGCTGGAGCTGGCGCACAACCATCTACTGCTGGCAGTATAGGTGCTATGTTAATACCTATGGTAATTTTATTTGGTTTTATGTACCTAATGCTTATCAGACCTCAAAAAAAGAGACAAAGAGAAATAGACCAAATGCAGTCAAGCATTAATATTGGTGATTCTGTTATGACTAATGGTGGTTTCTATGGTAAAGTTGTTGATTCTGTAAATAATGTTCTTATAGTTGAACTTGGTACTAACAAAAGCGTAAGAGTTCCTATTGAAAGAAATGCAGTTGCTGCAGTTAAAGAACCAGATTTAACAATAAATAGAGATGACTTAATCGAAGATAAAAAAGAAGACAAAGAAGAAAAGAAAGACGAAGAATAGAATTAATGGGTTTTACACAAGGGCTGTATATGATTACAGCCCTTTTATATTTTTATTAAAGAAAAGTCTACAGTCATTATGTTCTCTTAGCTTTTATAGCTTCAAGTATAGAATAAGGGATTTCTAGATTGCCTCTTCCCACACCAAGATCGATATTTGGCTTATTGCTTCCGTGAAAATCAGAACCTCCAGAGATTACAAGACCATATTTATCTGCGAAGTCTTTCAAATATTTTTCTTCAGATTTATTGTATAGAGAATAAAGTCCTTCAATTCCTAACAAACCTATTTTTGATAACTCACTAATAAGATTATCTAATTGTCTTAAATCCATATTGTATAGAGTTGGATGTGCTAGAATGGGTACACCACCACAGGATAAGACAAGTTCTATAGCCATTTCTGGAGTAACTTTTTCTCTTGGTACATAGCAAGGGCTATCATTGCCTATATATTTGTTAAAGGCTTCTCTCATAGATGAAACATAGCCTTTATTAAGCATAGCCTTAGCAAAATGAGCTCTTGTATAAACATCGGAGTTAGATGTTGCCAAAACATCTTCTAGGGAAATGTCTATTCCATGATCATTAAGTTTTTCTATCATTTTGATATTCCGTGATTCTCTAGCATCCACTATTTCATTTAATCCATTTACAAATGTTTTATCGTTTTCATCAATATATAAACCCAAAAGGTGTATTTCAGTATCATTATATCTTGTTGAAAATTCAATACCGCTAACTATCTCTACATTATATATTTTACCGCATTTCTTAGCTTCTTTAATTCCAGAGATACAGTCATGGTCAGTTATAGCAATAGCAGCTATATTTTTTTTTGAAGCATATTCTACTAATTCACAGGGCTCATAAGTTCCATCAGAAGCAGTCGTATGAATATGTAGATCTATAAGTTTTTTCAAATAAAATCAGTCCTTCCTACATAATATATATATGTGCAATAAATAATACGATTATTTACAAACCACAATTTAAATAAAAGCATGGCATATTTTAAATTATAGCACAGTATAATATTATATGGAACAATAAGGGGGAGGATTATGGGCAGAACATCTCGAATTTCAAAGAAACCAGACATTAACACGCAAAAAATAATAGTGAACGTGCTTAAAGCTATTATGATTGGATACATAATTACTATTTTATGTGTACTTCTTCTTTCATTCATCGTATATAAGTATGATTTGAGTAATAGTCAGATTAATATTGGAAGAGTCATTATTATAATATTGGCAACTATTATTATGGGCTTACTAATAGGAAGAAGCATAGGTAAAAATAAATGGATGTATGGCGCTATAGCCGGAGTTATTTATTTTGTGATATTTGTCATAGCATCTATTATAATCAACAAGAATAGTGGAATTTCTGGAGGTGCAATAAGTTTATTCTTCATGTGTGTAGGTGGCAGTACATTAGGAGGAATGCTAGGATAAGTTACAAGTTACTTTAAAATCTACTTTTAAAAGTGACAATCTTGTGATATAATGTTTTAAGTTAAAGTAACAGGTGCTTAAAGGAGGAAAAAGCAATGAAGCATATTAAAACATTAAACTCAGCTACTCTTAAAAAGAGTTTAAAAAATGGTGGATGCGGCGAATGCCAAACATCATGCCAATCAGCATGTAAAACATCATGTACAGTTGGTAATCAAACTTGTGAAAACAAATAATTTATAAGTTTATTAAGCAGTGACGTTAGTCGCTGCTTATATTAGGTTTGATGGATACTTTATTATCAAAGTATTTTATTAATTTAGCTGTATTACATATAGTTAAGCATAAGAAAGGAAGAATAACAGTGGTACATCAATATAAAATGGGCGATATGAACATCGTAGTAGATGTTTATAGCGGTGCAATTCATGTAGTTGATGATATTGTTTATGATGTAATAGAAAGTTATGAGAAGTTATCTAGTGAGGACTTATTAAACAAGCTTTCTTCAAAATATGATAAGGAAGTAATAATTGAATCAATTAATGAAGTAAAAGAACTTATTGATAAAGAATTACTTTTTACTGATGATACATACAAAGAAGCAATTATCAGCTTTAAAAAAAGAGAACCTGTTGTAAAAGCTTTGTGTTTGCATATAGCACATGATTGTAACTTGTGTTGCAAGTATTGTTTTGCAGGTGAAGGTGAATATCATGGAGACCGTTCACTTATGACTAGTGAAATAGGTAAAAAATCCATTGATTTTCTATTAGAGAATTCAGGTAATAGAAGAAACCTTGAAGTAGATTTCTTTGGTGGAGAACCATTGATGAATTTTGAAGTAGTAAAAGACATTGTGAAATATGCTAGATCTAGAGAAAAAGAATATAATAAGAACTTTAGATTTACAATAACTACTAATGGAATATTACTTGATGATGATGTAATGGAATTTGTTAATGAAAACATGTATAATGTAGTACTTAGCATAGATGGTAGAAAAGAAGTAAATGATAGAATGAGATCATCCAAAAATGGCAAGGGTAGTTATGATATCATAATGCCTAAGTTTGAGAAGATGGCTGAAAGTAGAAATCAAGAGAATTATTATGTAAGAGGAACTTTCACTCATTTTAATCTTGATTTTTCACAGGATGTATTACATCTAGCTGATAAAGGATTCAAACAAGTATCTATAGAACCTGTTGTAGCACCAGCGGATATGCCTTATGCTCTTAGGGAAGAGGATATACCATATCTATGTGAACAATACGATATATTAGCAAAAGAAATGATTAAGAGAAAAGAAGAAGGTAGAGATTTTAATTTCTTCCACTTCATGATTGACTTATCACAAGGACCATGTGTCATAAAGAGACTTTCAGGTTGCGGTTCAGGAACTGAATACCTGGCTGTTACACCATGGGGTGATTTGTACCCATGTCATCAATTTGTAGGAATAGATGAATTCAAACTTGGAACAGTTGATGAAGGAATAACTAATCTGGAAAGACGTAAAGAATTCAAAGAATGTTGTGTATATTCAAAAGATAAATGTCAAAATTGTTGGGCAAAATTCTATTGTAGTGGTGGATGTACAGCTAATGCATATCAATTCCACGGTAATATATATGATACATATGAAATAGGCTGTGAGCTTGAGAAAAAACGAGTTGAATGTGCTATTTATATGAAAGCAAAAGAAATGATGGAATAATACATTATATAAATTATCTTGACTAATTTTAAGATAATATTTATAATTTAACGTAGTATGTAAGTTATAATATATATGAATAGAAGGTCTGATATTTATTTAAGTATAACTTACAAAATAATTAATATATATTGACATCTATAGAATATATTGTAGATTCAATATAAAAAATTAGAAATTAAATATGATAATGTACAAAGGAGGATATTGTTGCAATGAAGGGGAAAAAAATTATTACCCTATTGCTTTTAGTTGTTATAATCGCATGTTCTGTATTTGTAGCAGTTAAAGGAGTAGGAAAAGATGAAATCGGTGGAGCAAACAATGTAAAATTAGGTCTTGACTTAGCTGGTGGTGTTAGTATAACATACACTACTGTCAAAGATAAACCAACTGACAAAGAACTAGATGACACAGTCTTTAAAATCAGAAAAAGAATAGATGGAATGGGTTATACGGAAGGACAAGTCTACAGAGAAGGTTCTGACCGTGTAAATGTGGATATTCCTAATGCAACAAATGCAGAAGAAGTATTAGAAGAACTTGGTAAACCAGGTAAACTAGAATTCATTGATCCAGAAGGAAATGTAGTATTAACTGGACAAGATGTTAAGAATGCTACTGCAAAAATGGTATCAGGAGAAATTGACCCATATATTATCTCACTTGAACTTAATGAAAGTGGAAAAGATAAATTCTATGAAGCTACTAAAAAGTTTGTAGGTCAAAGAATAGCCATTGCTTATAATGGTGAAAACATAATGGAACCTATAGTTAATGATCCAATCAAAGATGGTAACGCTTCTATCAGTAATATGGGAAGTATGGAAAGAGCGGAAGCAATGGCATCTAATATACGTATCGGTGCACTTCCTCTAGAACTTGAAGAATTAAGATCAAATGTAGTAGGAGCAACACTTGGTGAAGAAGCAGTTAATACAAGTGTAAAAGCTGGTATTATCGGTCTTGCTTTAATATTATTATTTATGATAATATTCTATAGAATACCTGGACTTGCTGCTGACATAGCATTAGTATTCTATTCTTCATTAGTAATTATCATATTAAGCATATTCAAGATTACATTAACATTACCTGGTATTGCAGGTATCATATTATCGATCGGTATGGCTGTAGATGCCAATATAATTATATTCTCAAGGATAAAGGAAGAATTAGCACTTGAGAAAACACTTAGAGCTTCACTGAAAGCTGGATTTAAAAAAGCTACATCAGCTATTTTAGATGGTAATATAACAACATTAATAGCATCAGCTATCCTATATCTAATGGGAACTGGACCAATCAAAGGTTTCGCTCAAACTCTTGCAATTGGTATTATTGTTTCTATGTTTACAGCTCTAGTAATTACTAGACTTATCCTAGGAGCTTTTGCTGGATTAGGAATCAAGAATAAAAAATTATACGGTATTGCTCAAAAAACAAGAGCTATCAAAGTTGTTGCAAAGAGAAAAGTTTGGTTTAGTATCTCAATTGTTATTATAGTTATAGGACTTCTTGCAATGCCAATATATAATGCTTCAAAGGGTACTCCTCTTAATTATGATATA
The window above is part of the Vallitalea guaymasensis genome. Proteins encoded here:
- the tgt gene encoding tRNA guanosine(34) transglycosylase Tgt, whose amino-acid sequence is MYKLLNVDGRAKRAEVHTVHGVIQTPVFMNVGTAGAIKGAVSSMDLKEIKCQVELSNTYHLHVRPGDDVIKKLGGLHKFMVWDRPILTDSGGFQVFSLSGLRKIKEEGVYFSSHVDGRKIFMGPEESMQIQSNIASTIAMAFDECAPYPATREYMQNSVDRTTRWLKRCKTEMNRLNSLEDTINKKQMLFGINQGGTYEDIRIEHAKVISELDLDGYAVGGLAVGESHEEMYRILEEVVPHLPQNKPTYLMGVGTPINILESVERGVDFFDCVYPARNGRHGHVYTNFGKLNLWNAKFQLDDRPIEEGCQCPACKHYSRAYIRHLLKAKEMLGMRLCVLHNLYFYNTLMEEIREAIDKNEYQEYKNNKIENML
- the yajC gene encoding preprotein translocase subunit YajC, giving the protein MSSLFVLEAGAGAQPSTAGSIGAMLIPMVILFGFMYLMLIRPQKKRQREIDQMQSSINIGDSVMTNGGFYGKVVDSVNNVLIVELGTNKSVRVPIERNAVAAVKEPDLTINRDDLIEDKKEDKEEKKDEE
- a CDS encoding PHP domain-containing protein, producing MKKLIDLHIHTTASDGTYEPCELVEYASKKNIAAIAITDHDCISGIKEAKKCGKIYNVEIVSGIEFSTRYNDTEIHLLGLYIDENDKTFVNGLNEIVDARESRNIKMIEKLNDHGIDISLEDVLATSNSDVYTRAHFAKAMLNKGYVSSMREAFNKYIGNDSPCYVPREKVTPEMAIELVLSCGGVPILAHPTLYNMDLRQLDNLISELSKIGLLGIEGLYSLYNKSEEKYLKDFADKYGLVISGGSDFHGSNKPNIDLGVGRGNLEIPYSILEAIKAKRT
- a CDS encoding TIGR04086 family membrane protein, giving the protein MGRTSRISKKPDINTQKIIVNVLKAIMIGYIITILCVLLLSFIVYKYDLSNSQINIGRVIIIILATIIMGLLIGRSIGKNKWMYGAIAGVIYFVIFVIASIIINKNSGISGGAISLFFMCVGGSTLGGMLG
- the scfA gene encoding six-cysteine ranthipeptide SCIFF, with the protein product MKHIKTLNSATLKKSLKNGGCGECQTSCQSACKTSCTVGNQTCENK
- the scfB gene encoding thioether cross-link-forming SCIFF peptide maturase, whose amino-acid sequence is MVHQYKMGDMNIVVDVYSGAIHVVDDIVYDVIESYEKLSSEDLLNKLSSKYDKEVIIESINEVKELIDKELLFTDDTYKEAIISFKKREPVVKALCLHIAHDCNLCCKYCFAGEGEYHGDRSLMTSEIGKKSIDFLLENSGNRRNLEVDFFGGEPLMNFEVVKDIVKYARSREKEYNKNFRFTITTNGILLDDDVMEFVNENMYNVVLSIDGRKEVNDRMRSSKNGKGSYDIIMPKFEKMAESRNQENYYVRGTFTHFNLDFSQDVLHLADKGFKQVSIEPVVAPADMPYALREEDIPYLCEQYDILAKEMIKRKEEGRDFNFFHFMIDLSQGPCVIKRLSGCGSGTEYLAVTPWGDLYPCHQFVGIDEFKLGTVDEGITNLERRKEFKECCVYSKDKCQNCWAKFYCSGGCTANAYQFHGNIYDTYEIGCELEKKRVECAIYMKAKEMME
- the secD gene encoding protein translocase subunit SecD translates to MKGKKIITLLLLVVIIACSVFVAVKGVGKDEIGGANNVKLGLDLAGGVSITYTTVKDKPTDKELDDTVFKIRKRIDGMGYTEGQVYREGSDRVNVDIPNATNAEEVLEELGKPGKLEFIDPEGNVVLTGQDVKNATAKMVSGEIDPYIISLELNESGKDKFYEATKKFVGQRIAIAYNGENIMEPIVNDPIKDGNASISNMGSMERAEAMASNIRIGALPLELEELRSNVVGATLGEEAVNTSVKAGIIGLALILLFMIIFYRIPGLAADIALVFYSSLVIIILSIFKITLTLPGIAGIILSIGMAVDANIIIFSRIKEELALEKTLRASLKAGFKKATSAILDGNITTLIASAILYLMGTGPIKGFAQTLAIGIIVSMFTALVITRLILGAFAGLGIKNKKLYGIAQKTRAIKVVAKRKVWFSISIVIIVIGLLAMPIYNASKGTPLNYDIEFSGGSTTLVNIGKTMSKAEMDSELTPIVVEATNDNSPQFQAVIDKKQVIIKTSKLDNESRTKLQEKLIEKYGITSEDIESESISPTISNEMRKSAMLSIILAAICMLIYITLRFKDYRFGVSAVVALIHDVFIVLAVYSLFRVPINNSFIAAMLTIVGYSINDTIVLFDRVRENQKYMKRGDFKGVVDTSISQTMSRSINTSLTTFLMVAILYVIGVASIREFALPLMVGILSGTYSSIFIASPLWYVFKRKEEKKIQQAHQQR